A genomic segment from Spinacia oleracea cultivar Varoflay chromosome 3, BTI_SOV_V1, whole genome shotgun sequence encodes:
- the LOC110782495 gene encoding DNA mismatch repair protein MSH3 translates to MGKQQKQQVISRFFAPKPKQNPSSPSSNFEKPSSSSSPSSKITTTVTFSPAKRLKSSEFNNSNKKPKLSPHTQNPIPSFPNSNPTLHHKFLQKLLEPTDDVLEGVESSLKKPQQQQQQQQPHTSKTKYTPLEQQVVELKSKYPDILLMIEVGYKYRFFGKDAEIAARVLRIYAYVDHNFLTASIPTFRLNVHVRRLVSEGYKVGVVKQTETASIKAHGSNRAGPFTRGLSALYTKATIEAAEDLGGAEEGCGSLNNYLFCVVEKDVLVENVDCGIEGGFEVKIGVVAVETSTGDVIYGEFNDNFMRSGLESILLSLSPAELLLGEPLSKRTQKLLLTYAGPASNVRVERASCDCFKDGGALAELMSLFENTSEGDFEHLEDSHGEVAGEGNGPAIKGIMGMPELTVQALAVTMRHLKQFGLERILSLGASFRPYSSNIEMNLSANTLQQLEVLKNSSNGSETGSLLQTLNRTLTIFGQRLLRHWVTHPLCDRNMIAARLDAVAEIADSMGGCNTSDAAAIPSDVNFVLSSVLTTLGQSPDVQRGITRIFHKTATPSEFIGVVHAILLAAKQLQQLEAETVHSALLRNLIQTASSSSLISCSAKFLSSLNKEAAEKGDLLNLICIADGQFSEVAEARKMVEVANEKLESLISLYRKQLRMQTLNFINVSVTTHLIELPLETRVPSNWVKVNSTKKTVRYHPPEVLTALDQLSLANEKLTVICRSAWDKFLGEFARHYAEYQASVQALAALDCLHSLAILSRTKNYVRPVFVDDKESVQIQIISGRHPVLETILEDNFVPNNTRLHGDQQYCQIVTGPNMGGKSCYIRQVALITIMAQVGSFVPASSAKLQVLDAIYTRMGASDNIQQGRSTFLEELSEASNILHHCTSRSLVIMDELGRGTSTHDGVAIAYATLHYLLKQKRCMVLFVTHYPKIADIQKEFPGVVGTYHVSYLATGRENISPKLGESDGKMDHEDVTYLYKLVPGISQRSFGFKVAQLAQLPPSCIQRAITMSSKLEMLVQKRTKNRLHGTLFSEGLFTDPASDASDNLSDHAVLLDENDERGIVQLTVDYMKFFRNLWSILENNDMEKKHEFLKSAKRAAAELIA, encoded by the exons ATGGGGAAACAACAGAAACAACAAGTAATTTCCCGGTTCTTTGCTCCAAAACCCAAGCAAAACCCTTCATCTCCTTCTTCCAATTTCGAAAAaccctcttcttcttcatctccTTCCTCTAAAATCACCACCACCGTCACTTTCTCCCCAGCCAAACGCCTTAAATCCTCTGAATTCAACAATTCTAACAAAAAACCCAAGCTTTCCCCTCATACCCAGAATCCCATTCCGTCTTTCCCCAATTCCAACCCCACCCTTCACCATAAATTCCTCCAGAAGCTTCTAGAACCTACTGATGATGTTCTAGAAGGAGTAGAATCTTCCTTGAAGAaaccccaacaacaacaacaacaacaacaaccccaTACTTCTAAGACAAAGTACACCCCACTTGAGCAGCAAGTAGTGGAGTTGAAGAGTAAGTACCCAGATATTTTGTTGATGATTGAGGTTGGTTATAAGTATAGGTTTTTTGGTAAAGATGCTGAAATTGCTGCTAGGGTTTTAAGGATTTATGCTTATGTTGATCATAACTTTTTAACTGCTAGTATCCCTACTTTTAGGTTGAATGTTCATGTTAGGAGGCTTGTTAGTGAAGGATATAAAGTGGGTGTTGTTAAGCAGACTGAAACTGCTTCAATTAAGGCTCATGGGTCGAACCGTGCTGGCCCGTTTACCCGTGGGTTATCGGCATTGTACACCAAGGCCACCATCGAGGCGGCCGAGGACTTGGGTGGGGCTGAGGAGGGTTGTGGGTCATTGAATAATTACTTGTTTTGTGTGGTGGAGAAAGATGTTTTAGTGGAGAATGTTGATTGTGGTATTGAAGGTGGGTTTGAGGTGAAAATTGGGGTTGTTGCTGTTGAAACTTCAACTGGGGATGTTATTTATGGGGAATTCAATGATAATTTTATGAGGTCTGGTCTTGAATCCATTCTTCTAAGCTTGTCTCCGGCCGAGTTGCTTCTTGGTGAGCCTTTGTCGAAACGAACCCAGAAG TTGTTATTGACATATGCCGGCCCTGCATCTAATGTGCGTGTGGAGCGTGCTTCATGTGATTGCTTTAAAGATGGCGGTGCACTAGCTGAATTAATGTCTTTGTTTGAGAACACTAGCGAAGGTGATTTTGAGCATTTAGAAGATAGTCATGGAGAAGTTGCTGGTGAAGGAAATGGGCCTGCAATTAAG GGGATCATGGGTATGCCAGAGTTGACTGTGCAGGCTTTGGCTGTTACTATGCGACATCTCAAACAATTTGGTCTTGAGAGGATTTTGTCTCTTGGAGCTTCATTTCGGCCATACTCAAGCAACATTGAGATGAATCTCTCAGCTAACACACTTCAACAACTAGAG GTTTTGAAGAACAGCAGCAACGGGTCAGAAACTGGTTCGTTGTTGCAGACTTTGAATCGTACTCTTACAATATTTGGCCAAAGGCTTCTAAGGCATTGG GTTACTCATCCATTATGTGACAGAAACATGATAGCTGCCCGGCTTGATGCTGTTGCTGAGATTGCAGACTCTATGGGCGGCTGTAACACTTCTGATGCTGCAGCTATTCCAAGTGATGTAAATTTTGTGCTTTCTTCAGTTTTAACTACATTAGGACAGTCCCCTGATGTGCAGCGTGGAATAACAAGAATTTTTCACAAGACAGCTACCCCATCCGAG TTCATTGGAgttgttcatgcaattttactAGCTGCAAAGCAGCTTCAACAACTTGAAGCTGAAACAGTTCATTCTGCATTGCTGAGAAACTTGATTCAGACTGCTTCTTCATCCAGCTTGATAAGCTGTTCTGCCAAATTCTTATCGTCCCTAAATAAAGAGGCAGCTGAGAAGGGGGATCTGTTGAATCTCATTTGCATTGCGGATGGCCAGTTTTCTGAG GTTGCTGAAGCTCGGAAAATGGTAGAAGTGGCTAATGAGAAGTTGGAATCCCTTATAAGTTTGTACCGCAAACAGCTTAGGATGCAAACTTTGAATTTCATAAATGTGTCTGTGACAACTCATTTGATAGAG TTGCCTTTAGAGACTAGGGTACCTTCAAACTGGGTGAAGGTTAATAGTACAAAGAAAACAGTTCGCTATCATCCACCAGAAGTTTTAACTGCTCTGGACCAGTTATCATTGGCAAATGAAAAACTTACTGTCATTTGTCGTTCTGCATGGGATAAATTCTTGGGGGAGTTTGCTAGACACTATGCTGAGTATCAAGCTTCTGTTCAAGCACTTGCTGCTTTAGACTGTTTGCATTCTCTAGCAATTCTGTCCCGAACTAAG AATTATGTGCGTCCAGTTTTCGTGGATGATAAAGAATCTGTTCAGATACAGATTATCTCTGGTCGTCATCCG GTTCTGGAGACTATATTAGAAGACAATTTTGTCCCAAATAATACTCGTCTTCATGGAGATCAACAGTATTGTCAGATTGTTACTGGACCAAATATGGGTGGCAAGAGTTGCTATATTCGCCAAGTTGCTCTCATTACAATAATGGCTCAG GTCGGTTCTTTTGTACCAGCATCCTCTGCTAAACTTCAAGTGCTTGACGCTATTTATACTCGAATGGGTGCTTCTGATAATATTCAGCAAGGAAGGAGCACCTTCTTGGAAGAACTTAGTGAGGCTTCCAACATACTCCACCATTGTACATCTCGCTCTCTTGTAATTATGGATGAATTGGGGAGAGGCACAAGTACGCATGACGGAGTAGCTATTGCTTATGCTACTCTGCACTATCTTCTGAAACAGAAGAGATGCATGGTGCTATTTGTCACTCACTACCCTAAAATTGCTGATATTCAGAAAGAATTCCCGGGTGTGGTGGGAACGTACCATGTCTCGTATCTGGCAACGGGGAGAGAGAATATTAGCCCTAAACTTGGTGAAAGTGATGGGAAGATGGACCATGAAGATGTTACATACCTCTATAAGCTTGTACCGGGTATTTCTCAGAGGAGTTTCGGTTTCAAGGTTGCGCAGCTTGCACAG CTTCCACCATCATGTATTCAGCGAGCCATCACAATGTCTTCAAAGTTGGAGATGTTGGTCCAAAAGAGAACAAAAAACCGTCTACATGGAACATTGTTTTCAGAAGGACTGTTTACAGATCCTGCAAGTGATGCATCGGATAATTTATCAGATCATGCTGTTTTGTTGGATGAAAATGACGAAAGAGGCATAGTTCAACTGACTGTTGATTATATGAAGTTCTTTCGAAATTTGTGGTCGATCTTGGAAAATAACGACATGgaaaaaaaacatgaattttTGAAGTCTGCTAAGCGTGCTGCAGCGGAGTTAATTGCTTG A
- the LOC110782493 gene encoding single-strand DNA endonuclease 1 isoform X1 produces MGVKNMWDILESCKKTLPLHHLQNKRVCIDLSCWMVQLQNVNRSHCAMKEKLYLRGLFHRVRALISLNCSVIFVTDGAIPAIKISTYRRRLNSVNEVTQDDVDRQKVTSLRRNMGSEFSCMIREAKNLGKALGIPCLDGIEEGEAQCALLNSESLCDGCFTSDSDVFLFGARTVYRDICLDKGGYVVCYEMNDIEKKLGLGRHSLIALALLLGSDYCHGVRGFGPDKACQIVRSVSEDVVLQRVASEGLSFLKSLKTSRKNGKASERPGKENFPDPQIQATGDNPPLEKDYEVLPVIEAYMKPECHSADSDPVYRVLAVHPFQRAELQELCSKFFGWPPEKTDEYILPRIAERELRKFANLRLSSSQLGVALPLHSMPVKCPISEVVKHRKVQGRESFEVSWEDFDGLETSIVPADLVQRACPEKIAEFEERKLQKKKQNRRKPKPKNSDNMSSVANVDAKLQSLLLDIESEDNKRFNNPTSKHNNNNDNNNNSRPKKSEEEVSRTTDNSRTENPLIEIDSEDNATYKLTSCYSTSESGSSIEDLTVSDKFLYEEYDSNIVIDVPTSMEVSRTGNDPCVELPIHQHTGLRTEIPLIEIDCEDNAATYKLTSCYSTSISGSSIEDLTVSDKFLDEEYDSNIVIDVPTSMEVSRTGNDPCVELPTRGLRTENPLIEIDFEDNASYKLTVSDKFLDEEYDSNIVIDVPTSMETDVIDLLSPSPLLRTRYVSKCQTIVEQVSVIDLSDSEMEISPDHARKARELRLFLSSIR; encoded by the exons ATGGAGCTATCCCGGCCATCAAAATCTCTACGTACAGAAGGCGCTTAAATTCAGTAAATGAG GTTACACAAGATGATGTAGACAGACAGAAAGTTACTTCCCTTCGAAGAAATATGGGCTCTGAATTCTCTTGTATGATCAGAGAGGCGAAAAACCTCGGCAAGGCGCTTGGCATTCCTTGCTTAGATGG GATTGAGGAAGGCGAAGCACAATGTGCTTTACTAAACTCGGAATCACTTTGT GATGGATGTTTCACATCTGATTCAGATGTCTTCCTTTTTGGTGCAAGAACTGTGTATAGAGATATATGCCTTG ATAAAGGAGGATACGTTGTTTGCTACGAAATGAATGACATAGAGAAAAAGCTTGGACTCGGGAGGCACTCACtg ATTGCCCTTGCCCTTCTTTTAGGAAGTGATTACTGTCATGGAGTTCGTGGGTTTGGACCA GATAAGGCATGCCAGATTGTTAGATCTGTTAGCGAAGATGTTGTTCTTCAACGTGTTGCTTCAGAGGGTTTATCTTTTTTGAAGTCACTGAAAACCTCGAGGAAAAATGGGAAAGCTTCTGAACGCCCTGGGAAAGAGAACTTTCCAGATCCCCAAATACAGGCTACTG GAGATAACCCCCCTCTAGAAAAAGATTATGAAGTATTGCCAGTAATCGAGGCATATATGAAGCCAGAGTGTCACTCAGCAGATTCAGATCCTGTATATAG GGTCCTCGCTGTGCATCCTTTTCAGCGTGCTGAGCTTCAGGAGCTTTGTTCTAAGTTCTTTGGATGGCCTCCTGAAAAAACAG ATGAGTATATCCTTCCAAGGATTGCTGAAAGAGAGCTGCGGAAATTTGCCAATTTGCGGTTGTCTTCCTCACAGTTAGGAGTTGCACTTCCATTGCACTCG ATGCCAGTAAAATGTCCTATATCTGAAGTTGTAAAGCACAGAAAAGTTCAAGGTAGAGAAAGTTTTGAGGTTTCATGGGAAGATTTTGATGGCCTTGAAACATCCATCGTACCAGCTGATCTTGTACAGAG AGCTTGTCCTGAGAAGATTGCAGAATTCGAGGAGAGGAAACTTCAGAAAAAGAAACAGAATCGCCgtaaaccaaaaccaaaaaactcagacaacATGTCCTCTGTGGCCAATGTTGATGCAAAACTCCAAAGCTTGTTACTTGACATCGAGTCTGAGGACAACAAAAGATTCAACAATCCAACCTCGaaacataacaacaacaacgacaacaacaacaacagtagACCAAAGAAATCAGAAGAGGAAGTTTCTAGAACAACGGATAATTCAAGAACTGAAAACCCGTTGATTGAAATCGATTCTGAGGACAATGCAACATACAAATTAACCTCATGTTACAGCACATCAGAATCAGGAAGCAGTATTGAGGACTTAACAGTTTCGGACAAGTTTCTGTATGAAGAATATGACAGCAACATTGTGATTGATGTTCCAACTAGTATGGAAGTTTCTAGAACTGGAAATGACCCGTGTGTTGAACTTCCGATCCATCAACACACGGGTTTAAGAACTGAAATCCCGTTGATTGAAATCGATTGTGAGGACAATGCAGCAACATACAAATTAACCTCATGTTACAGCACATCAATTTCAGGAAGCAGTATTGAGGACTTAACAGTTTCTGACAAGTTTCTGGATGAAGAATATGACAGCAACATTGTGATTGATGTTCCAACTAGTATGGAAGTTTCTAGAACTGGAAATGACCCGTGTGTTGAACTTCCGACCCGTGGTTTAAGAACTGAAAACCCGTTGATTGAAATCGATTTTGAGGACAATGCAAGTTACAAATTAACAGTTTCTGACAAGTTTCTGGATGAAGAATATGACAGCAACATTGTGATTGATGTTCCAACTAGTATGGAAACTGATGTGATTGATCTTTTGAGCCCGTCTCCTTTATTAAGGACACGGTACGTGTCAAAGTGTCAAACTATTGTAGAACAAGTTAGTGTTATTGATCTGAGTGATTCAGAGATGGAAATATCGCCTGATCATGCTCGGAAAGCACGAGAACTCAGACTGTTCCTGAGTAGTATCAGATGA
- the LOC110782493 gene encoding single-strand DNA endonuclease 1 isoform X2, whose amino-acid sequence MGSEFSCMIREAKNLGKALGIPCLDGIEEGEAQCALLNSESLCDGCFTSDSDVFLFGARTVYRDICLDKGGYVVCYEMNDIEKKLGLGRHSLIALALLLGSDYCHGVRGFGPDKACQIVRSVSEDVVLQRVASEGLSFLKSLKTSRKNGKASERPGKENFPDPQIQATGDNPPLEKDYEVLPVIEAYMKPECHSADSDPVYRVLAVHPFQRAELQELCSKFFGWPPEKTDEYILPRIAERELRKFANLRLSSSQLGVALPLHSMPVKCPISEVVKHRKVQGRESFEVSWEDFDGLETSIVPADLVQRACPEKIAEFEERKLQKKKQNRRKPKPKNSDNMSSVANVDAKLQSLLLDIESEDNKRFNNPTSKHNNNNDNNNNSRPKKSEEEVSRTTDNSRTENPLIEIDSEDNATYKLTSCYSTSESGSSIEDLTVSDKFLYEEYDSNIVIDVPTSMEVSRTGNDPCVELPIHQHTGLRTEIPLIEIDCEDNAATYKLTSCYSTSISGSSIEDLTVSDKFLDEEYDSNIVIDVPTSMEVSRTGNDPCVELPTRGLRTENPLIEIDFEDNASYKLTVSDKFLDEEYDSNIVIDVPTSMETDVIDLLSPSPLLRTRYVSKCQTIVEQVSVIDLSDSEMEISPDHARKARELRLFLSSIR is encoded by the exons ATGGGCTCTGAATTCTCTTGTATGATCAGAGAGGCGAAAAACCTCGGCAAGGCGCTTGGCATTCCTTGCTTAGATGG GATTGAGGAAGGCGAAGCACAATGTGCTTTACTAAACTCGGAATCACTTTGT GATGGATGTTTCACATCTGATTCAGATGTCTTCCTTTTTGGTGCAAGAACTGTGTATAGAGATATATGCCTTG ATAAAGGAGGATACGTTGTTTGCTACGAAATGAATGACATAGAGAAAAAGCTTGGACTCGGGAGGCACTCACtg ATTGCCCTTGCCCTTCTTTTAGGAAGTGATTACTGTCATGGAGTTCGTGGGTTTGGACCA GATAAGGCATGCCAGATTGTTAGATCTGTTAGCGAAGATGTTGTTCTTCAACGTGTTGCTTCAGAGGGTTTATCTTTTTTGAAGTCACTGAAAACCTCGAGGAAAAATGGGAAAGCTTCTGAACGCCCTGGGAAAGAGAACTTTCCAGATCCCCAAATACAGGCTACTG GAGATAACCCCCCTCTAGAAAAAGATTATGAAGTATTGCCAGTAATCGAGGCATATATGAAGCCAGAGTGTCACTCAGCAGATTCAGATCCTGTATATAG GGTCCTCGCTGTGCATCCTTTTCAGCGTGCTGAGCTTCAGGAGCTTTGTTCTAAGTTCTTTGGATGGCCTCCTGAAAAAACAG ATGAGTATATCCTTCCAAGGATTGCTGAAAGAGAGCTGCGGAAATTTGCCAATTTGCGGTTGTCTTCCTCACAGTTAGGAGTTGCACTTCCATTGCACTCG ATGCCAGTAAAATGTCCTATATCTGAAGTTGTAAAGCACAGAAAAGTTCAAGGTAGAGAAAGTTTTGAGGTTTCATGGGAAGATTTTGATGGCCTTGAAACATCCATCGTACCAGCTGATCTTGTACAGAG AGCTTGTCCTGAGAAGATTGCAGAATTCGAGGAGAGGAAACTTCAGAAAAAGAAACAGAATCGCCgtaaaccaaaaccaaaaaactcagacaacATGTCCTCTGTGGCCAATGTTGATGCAAAACTCCAAAGCTTGTTACTTGACATCGAGTCTGAGGACAACAAAAGATTCAACAATCCAACCTCGaaacataacaacaacaacgacaacaacaacaacagtagACCAAAGAAATCAGAAGAGGAAGTTTCTAGAACAACGGATAATTCAAGAACTGAAAACCCGTTGATTGAAATCGATTCTGAGGACAATGCAACATACAAATTAACCTCATGTTACAGCACATCAGAATCAGGAAGCAGTATTGAGGACTTAACAGTTTCGGACAAGTTTCTGTATGAAGAATATGACAGCAACATTGTGATTGATGTTCCAACTAGTATGGAAGTTTCTAGAACTGGAAATGACCCGTGTGTTGAACTTCCGATCCATCAACACACGGGTTTAAGAACTGAAATCCCGTTGATTGAAATCGATTGTGAGGACAATGCAGCAACATACAAATTAACCTCATGTTACAGCACATCAATTTCAGGAAGCAGTATTGAGGACTTAACAGTTTCTGACAAGTTTCTGGATGAAGAATATGACAGCAACATTGTGATTGATGTTCCAACTAGTATGGAAGTTTCTAGAACTGGAAATGACCCGTGTGTTGAACTTCCGACCCGTGGTTTAAGAACTGAAAACCCGTTGATTGAAATCGATTTTGAGGACAATGCAAGTTACAAATTAACAGTTTCTGACAAGTTTCTGGATGAAGAATATGACAGCAACATTGTGATTGATGTTCCAACTAGTATGGAAACTGATGTGATTGATCTTTTGAGCCCGTCTCCTTTATTAAGGACACGGTACGTGTCAAAGTGTCAAACTATTGTAGAACAAGTTAGTGTTATTGATCTGAGTGATTCAGAGATGGAAATATCGCCTGATCATGCTCGGAAAGCACGAGAACTCAGACTGTTCCTGAGTAGTATCAGATGA
- the LOC110782496 gene encoding pre-mRNA cleavage factor Im 25 kDa subunit 2: MVNPAPVVNTYPLSSYTFGTKEPKMEKDTSVADRLARMKLNYMKEGMRTSVEAILLVQEHNHPHILLLQIGNTFCKLPGGRLKPGENEIEGLKRKLSSKLAATTPSLHPEWQIGECVGLWWRPNFETIMYPYCPPHITKPKECKKLYIVHLSEREYFAVPKNFKLLAVPLFELYDNVQRYGPVLSSIPQQLSRFQFKMITP, encoded by the exons ATGGTGAATCCAGCGCCAGTGGTGAACACTTACCCATTATCAAGCTACACTTTCGGCACCAAAGAGCCCAAGATGGAGAAAGATACTTCCGTTGCTGATCGCCTTGCTCGCATGAAACTCAA TTACATGAAAGAGGGCATGAGAACAAGTGTGGAGGCAATTCTACTG GTGCAAGAGCACAATCATCCACACATACTGCTTCTCCAAATTGGAAACACGTTCTGCAAACTTCCCGGAGGTCGGTTGAAGCCAGGCGAGAATG AGATCGAGGGTTTGAAAAGGAAATTATCAAGCAAGCTTGCTGCTACCACACCTTCTCTACATCCAGAGTGGCAG ATAGGGGAGTGTGTAGGTCTTTGGTGGCGGCCAAACTTCGAAACTATTATGTATCCCTACTGTCCCCCTCATATAACCAAACCAAAG GAGTGCAAAAAACTTTATATTGTGCATCTATCTGAGAGAGAGTACTTTGCTGTGCCAAAAAACTTTAAACTGCTTGCTGTGCCTTTGTTTGAACTCTATGACAATGTCCAG AGATATGGACCCGTCTTATCCTCCATTCCACAGCAGCTGTCCAGATTCCAGTTTAAAATGATCACTCCTTGA
- the LOC110782494 gene encoding V-type proton ATPase subunit C: protein MASRYWMVSLPVQSSASNLWSQLQESISKQSFDTPLYRFNVPNLRVGTLDSLLSLADDLLKANAFVEGVTQKIRRQIDELERSSGVDGGDLTVDGVPIDSYLTRFVWDEAKYPTMSPLKEIVDGIHGFVAKVEDDLKVRVAEYNNVRSQLNAINRKQSGSLAVRDLSNLVKPEDIITTEHMVTLLSVVSKFSQKDWLSSYETLTDYVVPRSSKKLYEDNEYALYSVTMFTRVADNFRIKARERGFQIRDFEHDPETQDSLKQEMEKLAQDQETMRSALLQWCYSSYGEVFSSWMHFCAVRVFSESILRYGLPPNFLASVLAPSLKSEKKVRSILERNCTARNSVHWKSEEEVGAMAGLAGEADSHPYVSFTINLV, encoded by the exons ATGGCGTCGAGATACTGGATGGTGTCTCTTCCCGTCCAATCATCTGCTTCTAATTTATGGTCTCAATTGCAAGAATCCATCTCCAAACAATCCTTCGACACTCCCCTATATCGA TTCAATGTGCCTAATCTTCGTGTCGGTACCCTAGATTCGCTATTATCACTTGCTGATGATCTTCTGAAG GCGAATGCGTTTGTGGAAGGTGTGACGCAAAAGATCAGGCGTCAGATCGATGAACTGGAGAGATCTTCCGGCGTTGATGGTGGTGATTTGACGGTTGATGGAGTTCCAATTGATTCTTATCTTACTAG ATTTGTCTGGGATGAAGCTAAATACCCTACTATGTCGCCTTTGAAGGAGATTGTTGATGGTATTCATGGTTTTGTGGCTAAGGTTGAAGATGACCTCAAG GTCCGTGTTGCTGAGTATAACAACGTTCGCAGTCAACTTAATGCAATTAACCGGAAACAAAGTGGAAG CTTAGCGGTGAGAGATCTCTCCAACTTAGTTAAACCAGAGGATATCATTACAACAGAGCATATGGTTACTCTTCTGTCAGTTGTTTCCAAGTTCTCACAAAAGGACTGGTTATCAAGCTATGAGACGTTGACTGATTATGTG GTCCCCAGGTCATCTAAAAAGCTGTATGAGGACAATGAATACGCCCTATACTCTGTTACTATGTTTACCCGTGTTGCTGATAACTTCAGAATAAAAGCTCGTGAAAGAGGTTTTCAG ATTCGAGATTTTGAGCACGACCCAGAAACACAAGATTCACTGAAGCAAGAGATGGAAAAACTGGCTCAAGACCAGGAAACAATGAGAAGTGCACTTTTGCAATGGTGCTACTCCAGTTATGGGGAG GTGTTCAGCTCATGGATGCACTTCTGTGCTGTACGTGTATTTTCTGAGAGCATATTGAGATACGGCTTGCCACCAAATTTCTTG GCCAGCGTTTTGGCTCCATCTCTGAAAAGTGAGAAGAAAGTACGCTCTATTCTCGAACGAAATTGTACTGCTAGAAACAG CGTGCACTGGAAATCCGAGGAGGAAGTTGGAGCAATGGCCGGTTTGGCCGGTGAAGCAGACTCTCATCCATATGTATCATTCACGATCAACCTTGTTTAG